DNA from Daucus carota subsp. sativus chromosome 1, DH1 v3.0, whole genome shotgun sequence:
TGATAAATTGACAGCaaataggaaaaaaaaaatcatttctttcaaacaatctcatatttaacatttGCAAATGATTCTGCATCCTAACTAATTAACTATGGGTGTCTCCTTTTCTTAAAAGAACTCCAAAGCAGCATCAATTGCAAATAAGTCACAGTTGACACAATCTTTACATTCGCATTTTTCGCCACATCTTTTAGTTTGTCTAATGGCCTTTGAAATTGCTGGCAGAGCTCCGCCAACTTTCATTCCGATTTGCACAGCCGGAGGCTTCACACCGTCTGCTAAACTCTTTCTCGAATTCATTACAATCCATTTCTCAGTATCCATCGTTGACGACTCGTAAACAGTTCTCCACGGTACCTCCGATTTTCCTAGGAGCTGTGACTTTCTTCTTCCGAAAATTGAAATTCTGCTCCTCCATCTAAGCTCAAAGCTCACGGTTCCTTCAGAGAGCATGCTGCTCATACACTCTTTGGTTCCGAAACAATCTAAGGAGAAAGATTGGTTCCACGCCATATTTGATGATGATACTTCTCTGGTCTCGAATCGAACTCTATTCTTGTTTCCTGCAGACATGTAACATCTCACGAACAAGCTCCCCGTGGAATTAAATTCGATGTTTCTGGCTTTTTTGATACTTAATTCACAGCTCAAAGCTGCTTGATCTTGAAATTTatccatgtataattatatGGATTATGTGTGTTTGTTGATATTAGTATGAGTAGAAGAgagttatatatgaatttgatggaGTAGCTTATGGACAGCTTTGCTCTACTTATAGAGATAGAAAATGCATGCACTTGGAGATTACTTTTAGCCATTTGATTAGTCTCtgtttgttttaaataatttgaagttATCAACGTCCCACTCAAATACTTTAGTATACTTTACAAGATGTTGGAGTCTTGGAGATTGTTATAATACTCAAGGTAAAAGATACATGCACCATATTATAAGTTTTTCGTGGAGTGAAACACAACAGGTATTCAAAAATGATTTTGACAAGGATTCGTGTGATCGGCTAAAAGATGAATAACATTTGCTAGATTTGATTAGATTGTTGAGCTTAATTAATGACTGGATATTCAAATATTCATGTCAAATGCAAACTCCACGGATGATCCTTCTAGTGGGAGTTCATACGTGTTTCCTTGCTTTAATTCCACTACTACAAAAAAGAAAACTACTACAAAAAGAGATAAGCGAGGAGCATCAGGTGATCattaacaacaaaattaaactcATGTTTAAGGTGCTAAATTTGGAGGGCTCTAATTAGTTTGATGCTTAAATAAATATGCAGCGGtcacaaaatatatatgcagcaaccaACCTTGAACCCAGAGACTATAAAATGATAGGTGAAACCAGACAACTATGTTGAAATATTGGATCATTTTATTCTTAGTGTATTCAGATTTGAATTcgagattattttattcaaatataaatcaatttttaatatttgatatccGAATCTAAATCGGATATAAGTAAATATCATGGTTACGTAGTTTGTAATTCATCGAATTGATCCACTAGTATTAAATATCATTAGTATTTCAACtattcaaataattttcttgtctaagttaattaacttaataCCGCCAAAACATAATTAATACTTATGCAACAAAAATGATATACgtataatttattaagaatATACAATGATAATTAATGAATCACACTGTATATTCATTTTTTGTGAAAATTTAAACCTAGATaagcaaattaaaaatttatataatagtgattatttactttaaaatttaatgaGTTAAGGATATAATCATTGATTATATTTGGATATTCAACTAGCTAGAATCAGTA
Protein-coding regions in this window:
- the LOC108223230 gene encoding uncharacterized protein LOC108223230, coding for MDKFQDQAALSCELSIKKARNIEFNSTGSLFVRCYMSAGNKNRVRFETREVSSSNMAWNQSFSLDCFGTKECMSSMLSEGTVSFELRWRSRISIFGRRKSQLLGKSEVPWRTVYESSTMDTEKWIVMNSRKSLADGVKPPAVQIGMKVGGALPAISKAIRQTKRCGEKCECKDCVNCDLFAIDAALEFF